A window of the Streptomyces sp. NBC_00250 genome harbors these coding sequences:
- a CDS encoding GNAT family N-acetyltransferase yields the protein MDFSIRVIRADEWEQTREIRLAALRDPIAHLAFLDTYEDAVQRPDSFWQDRAEGASDSGEGKVRQLVAEASDGSWVGTISLLVERTSDEVRFGEPAKVDQTHIVGVYVRPEARGTGVIDALFRAGVEWSWSLAQPVERVRLYVHEDNARAAAFYRRFGFVATGDRVAVPGHDTAMEEEYEIRRAL from the coding sequence ATGGACTTTTCGATACGTGTCATCCGCGCCGACGAGTGGGAGCAGACCCGCGAGATCCGTCTGGCGGCGCTCCGGGACCCGATCGCGCATCTCGCGTTCCTCGACACGTACGAGGACGCCGTGCAGCGCCCGGACTCCTTCTGGCAGGACCGCGCCGAAGGGGCGTCCGACAGCGGCGAGGGGAAGGTGCGGCAGCTCGTGGCCGAGGCCTCGGACGGGAGCTGGGTGGGCACGATCTCGCTCCTCGTGGAGCGGACGTCGGACGAGGTGCGTTTCGGTGAGCCGGCGAAGGTCGACCAGACGCACATCGTGGGTGTCTACGTACGACCTGAGGCCCGCGGTACGGGTGTGATCGACGCGCTGTTCCGTGCGGGAGTGGAGTGGTCCTGGTCGCTGGCGCAGCCGGTGGAGCGGGTGCGGCTGTACGTCCACGAGGACAACGCGCGGGCCGCCGCCTTCTACCGTCGCTTCGGGTTCGTGGCGACGGGGGACCGGGTGGCGGTGCCGGGGCACGACACGGCGATGGAGGAAGAGTACGAGATCCGGCGGGCCCTCTAG
- a CDS encoding ABC transporter ATP-binding protein codes for MIRAENLTKRYGDTTVVQDLSFTVHPGAVTGFLGPNGAGKSTTLRMILGLDAPTRGHATVDGRPYARHGAPLTRVGALLEARSVHPGRSARHHLTALALTHGIPRSRVDRVLALTGLTHVADKRVKGFSLGMGQRLGIAAALLGDPATVVLDEPVNGLDPEGVLWIRTLLKSLAAEGRTVLVSSHLMSEMALTADHLIVIGKGRLLADTTVDELVRASGGTSVKVITPEADRLRNLLPGAGITVEAPDTLLVTGPDAPEIGRTAAAHGLPLHELTPQAASLEQAFMALTHDSVEYQGATA; via the coding sequence ATGATCCGAGCAGAGAACCTCACCAAGCGGTACGGGGACACCACCGTCGTCCAGGACCTCAGCTTCACCGTCCACCCCGGCGCCGTCACCGGCTTCCTCGGCCCCAACGGCGCCGGAAAGTCCACCACCCTCCGCATGATCCTCGGCCTCGACGCCCCCACCCGCGGCCACGCCACCGTCGACGGCCGCCCCTACGCCCGGCACGGCGCCCCGCTCACCCGCGTCGGCGCCCTCCTCGAAGCCCGCTCCGTGCACCCCGGCCGTTCCGCCCGCCATCACCTCACGGCCCTCGCCCTCACCCACGGCATCCCCCGCTCCCGCGTCGACCGGGTCCTCGCCCTCACCGGCCTCACCCATGTCGCCGACAAGCGCGTGAAGGGCTTCTCCCTCGGCATGGGCCAGCGCCTCGGCATCGCCGCCGCACTCCTCGGCGACCCGGCCACCGTCGTCCTCGACGAGCCGGTCAACGGCCTCGACCCCGAGGGCGTGCTCTGGATCCGCACCCTCCTCAAGTCCCTGGCCGCCGAAGGCCGTACGGTCCTCGTCTCCTCCCACCTCATGAGCGAGATGGCTCTCACCGCCGACCACCTGATCGTCATCGGCAAGGGCCGGCTCCTCGCCGACACCACCGTCGACGAGCTCGTCCGCGCCTCCGGCGGCACCTCCGTCAAGGTCATCACCCCCGAGGCCGACCGGCTGCGCAACCTGCTCCCCGGCGCCGGCATCACGGTGGAGGCCCCCGACACCCTCCTCGTCACCGGCCCGGACGCACCGGAGATCGGCCGCACGGCCGCCGCCCACGGACTGCCCCTCCATGAACTGACCCCTCAGGCCGCCTCCCTGGAGCAGGCGTTCATGGCCCTCACCCACGATTCCGTCGAGTACCAGGGAGCCACCGCATGA
- a CDS encoding ABC transporter permease: protein MTTETATPKITPVPRLTHARVLHSEWHKLRTVRSTWITVLSAVALVLGVGILMGATYTSDGGDSDVDTVILTLYGSQLGAIALAVLGILVTAGEYTTGMIRATLTAVPSRLPVLWAKAAVYTGAVLALTFVTNLLTFLIAQFFLSDTDQAASLADDGVLGALAGNAAGITLLGLIALGLGATLRSVPGAIGAFVGGVMILPEVLGMLPYEAMETVVRYFPTQAAGALGSATPMPGAATPGAALLALLLWATAALAVPALLLKRRDV from the coding sequence ATGACCACCGAGACGGCCACACCGAAGATCACCCCTGTCCCCCGCCTCACCCACGCGCGCGTACTGCACTCCGAGTGGCACAAGCTCCGGACCGTCCGCTCGACCTGGATCACCGTCCTCAGCGCCGTCGCACTCGTCCTCGGCGTCGGCATCCTCATGGGCGCCACCTACACCTCCGACGGCGGCGACTCCGACGTCGACACCGTCATCCTCACCCTCTACGGCTCCCAGCTCGGCGCCATCGCCCTCGCCGTCCTCGGCATCCTGGTCACCGCGGGCGAGTACACGACCGGCATGATCCGCGCCACGCTCACCGCCGTCCCGAGCCGCCTCCCGGTCCTGTGGGCGAAAGCGGCCGTCTACACCGGCGCCGTCCTCGCCCTCACGTTCGTCACCAACCTGCTGACCTTCCTCATCGCCCAGTTCTTCCTCTCCGACACCGACCAGGCCGCCTCCCTCGCCGACGACGGTGTCCTCGGAGCCCTCGCGGGCAACGCCGCCGGCATCACCCTCCTCGGCCTGATCGCCCTCGGACTCGGCGCGACCCTCCGCTCGGTACCGGGCGCGATCGGCGCCTTCGTCGGCGGCGTGATGATCCTGCCCGAGGTCCTCGGGATGCTCCCGTACGAGGCCATGGAGACGGTCGTCCGGTACTTCCCCACCCAGGCCGCCGGCGCCCTCGGCTCGGCCACCCCGATGCCGGGCGCCGCCACCCCCGGCGCCGCCCTCCTCGCCCTGCTCCTGTGGGCGACCGCCGCACTCGCCGTCCCCGCGCTGTTGCTCAAGCGCCGGGACGTATGA
- a CDS encoding sensor histidine kinase — protein sequence MTTETARDTTPGTTGLSRHTQRLLTRARAVDSRRPWLWDTTLTLFWTVAALVDASGGWRTTAPDPSVPVWLVITLSLALALPLYLRRRNPTAVLAVMACAALVSAASGAFLQAGYLQLIPLFHIALTRPPRALLGAAALLLTPLLTGALRFPRGSWDQHVVPTLWTYALVALLGIAVRSRKDHTASLVDRARRLEIERDQEVRLAAAAERTRIAREMHDIIGHNLSVITGLADGGRYAAAKNPERATQALDAIGTTSREALAELRRLLGVLRDDEQEAARDPQPTLADLDTLITGVRKAGLPVRFDAVGTPDAPPAQPLTPGAQLTVYRTVQEALTNTLKHAGEGASATVLLTYAPGEVRAEITNTGAPAPAAPPGQGLTGMRERAALYDGTLESGPLPTGGWRVTLTLPRLPRPS from the coding sequence GTGACCACCGAGACGGCACGGGACACGACACCCGGAACGACGGGGCTCAGCCGACACACCCAGCGACTGCTCACGCGCGCCCGTGCCGTCGACTCCCGCCGCCCCTGGCTGTGGGACACCACGCTCACGCTCTTCTGGACGGTGGCCGCGCTCGTGGACGCCTCCGGCGGCTGGCGGACCACGGCCCCCGACCCGTCCGTCCCCGTCTGGCTCGTGATCACCCTCAGCCTGGCCCTCGCCCTTCCGCTGTACCTGCGCCGCCGCAACCCCACGGCCGTCCTCGCCGTGATGGCCTGCGCGGCGCTCGTCAGCGCCGCGTCGGGCGCCTTCCTCCAGGCCGGCTACCTCCAGCTGATCCCGCTCTTCCACATCGCCCTCACCCGCCCGCCCCGTGCCCTCCTGGGCGCCGCCGCCCTGCTCCTGACGCCGCTCCTGACGGGCGCGCTCCGCTTCCCCCGGGGCAGCTGGGACCAGCACGTCGTCCCCACCCTGTGGACGTACGCGCTCGTCGCCCTCCTCGGCATCGCGGTCCGCTCCCGCAAGGACCACACGGCGTCCCTCGTCGACCGGGCCCGCCGCCTGGAGATCGAACGCGACCAGGAGGTCCGGCTGGCCGCGGCGGCCGAACGCACCCGGATCGCCCGCGAGATGCACGACATCATCGGCCACAACCTCTCGGTCATCACGGGCCTCGCGGACGGCGGCCGGTACGCGGCGGCCAAGAACCCCGAGCGCGCCACCCAGGCCCTCGACGCCATCGGTACGACGAGCCGCGAGGCCCTCGCCGAACTCCGCCGCCTCCTCGGCGTCCTGCGCGACGACGAACAGGAGGCGGCTCGCGACCCCCAGCCCACCCTGGCCGACCTGGACACCCTGATCACCGGAGTACGCAAGGCAGGTCTGCCGGTACGGTTCGATGCCGTCGGCACCCCCGACGCGCCCCCTGCACAACCGCTCACGCCAGGCGCCCAGCTGACGGTCTATCGGACTGTCCAGGAGGCCCTGACCAACACCCTCAAGCACGCCGGCGAGGGCGCGAGCGCAACGGTCCTCCTGACGTACGCGCCCGGCGAGGTACGAGCGGAGATCACGAACACGGGAGCCCCGGCCCCGGCCGCACCGCCGGGCCAGGGGCTCACGGGCATGCGTGAACGTGCGGCCCTCTACGACGGCACCCTCGAAAGCGGCCCGCTGCCGACCGGCGGCTGGCGAGTCACCCTCACACTTCCCCGCCTCCCCCGACCATCCTGA
- a CDS encoding response regulator transcription factor produces MTTVLIADDQPMQRFGFRMLLESQDDMTVVGEASNGTEAIRLVDRHHPDVVLMDIRMPGLDGIEATRRIVAAGARTRILIVTTFDLDEYAYDGLRAGASGFLVKDAQPEELLAGIRAVASGDAVVAPSLTRRLLDAYIHHLPSSPTTDPGPEDPRLASLTEREREILTVIGQGWTNTEIAERLHLAESTVKTHVGRILAKTGARDRVQAVILAYDTQLVAPA; encoded by the coding sequence GTGACGACCGTTCTCATCGCGGACGACCAGCCGATGCAACGCTTCGGTTTCCGCATGCTGTTGGAGAGCCAGGACGACATGACCGTCGTCGGCGAGGCCTCGAACGGCACCGAGGCGATCCGGCTGGTCGACCGCCACCACCCCGACGTCGTCCTGATGGACATTCGGATGCCCGGCCTCGACGGCATCGAGGCCACCCGCCGGATCGTCGCCGCCGGCGCCCGCACCCGGATCCTGATCGTCACCACCTTCGACCTGGACGAGTACGCGTACGACGGCCTGCGCGCCGGTGCCAGCGGCTTCCTGGTGAAGGACGCCCAGCCGGAGGAGCTCCTCGCCGGCATCCGCGCGGTCGCGAGCGGCGACGCGGTCGTCGCCCCGAGCCTCACCCGCCGTCTCCTGGACGCGTACATCCACCACCTGCCGTCCTCTCCCACCACGGACCCTGGCCCGGAGGACCCCCGGCTCGCCTCCCTCACGGAAAGGGAACGCGAGATCCTCACGGTCATCGGCCAGGGCTGGACGAACACGGAGATCGCCGAACGCCTCCACCTCGCGGAATCGACGGTGAAGACCCACGTCGGCCGCATCCTCGCGAAGACCGGCGCCCGCGACCGCGTCCAGGCGGTGATCCTGGCGTACGACACCCAGCTGGTCGCGCCGGCCTGA